One Candidatus Sulfotelmatobacter sp. DNA segment encodes these proteins:
- a CDS encoding hemerythrin domain-containing protein — translation MDAFQRLREDHAGVLERLEDLERASNTGMGPAGSIREPAVRELIEHLERQFATHMRSEEDVLFPVLARTLPMASVTLGPLEAEHAELRQMLGDLSALLDSPAGMVRDGRVRVELRDFVDLLRLHIQKEEATVFAVASRVLATAELETLAARLGVPPNDSRDSFRRTSA, via the coding sequence GTGGATGCGTTTCAGAGGCTTCGCGAGGACCACGCTGGCGTCCTCGAGCGGCTCGAGGATCTCGAGCGCGCGTCGAACACCGGCATGGGGCCGGCGGGTTCGATTCGGGAGCCGGCGGTGCGCGAACTGATCGAGCACCTCGAGCGCCAGTTCGCGACCCACATGCGGTCCGAGGAGGACGTGTTGTTCCCCGTGCTGGCTCGAACGCTGCCAATGGCGAGCGTGACGCTTGGTCCGCTAGAGGCGGAGCACGCGGAGCTGCGCCAGATGCTGGGGGACTTGAGCGCGCTGCTCGACTCGCCGGCCGGAATGGTGCGCGATGGTCGGGTGCGAGTGGAGCTGCGCGACTTCGTGGACCTGCTCCGACTGCACATTCAGAAGGAGGAAGCCACCGTGTTCGCGGTGGCTTCCCGTGTGCTCGCCACCGCCGAGCTCGAAACTCTCGCGGCTCGGCTCGGCGTGCCCCCGAACGATTCTCGAGACTCCTTTCGGA